In one Streptomyces sp. NBC_01288 genomic region, the following are encoded:
- a CDS encoding GlxA family transcriptional regulator yields the protein MSHDSTAAPEAAARKLSGRRRKEIVAVLLFSGGPIFESSIPLSVFGIDRQDAGVPRYRLLVCGGEEGPLRTTGGLELTTPHGLEAISRAGTVVVPAWRSITSPPPEEALDAIRRAHEEGARIVGLCTGAFVLAAAGLLDGRPATTHWMYAPTLAKRYPSVHVDPRELFVDDGDVLTSAGTAAGIDLCLHIVRTDHGNEAAGALARRLVVPPRRSGGQERYLDRSLPEEIGADPLAEVVAWALEHLHEQFDVETLAARAYMSRRTFDRRFRSLTGSAPLQWLITQRVLQAQRLLETSDYSVDEVAGRCGFRSPVALRGHFRRQLGSSPAAYRAAYRARRPQGDKQVDSDGAPGQPGGPASLGPAGLPPALHPDGPVPMQTRRTAASALSATASASASAEGNGREAYATSRAASLPGQRSAT from the coding sequence ATGAGCCACGACTCCACTGCCGCGCCGGAAGCCGCGGCCCGGAAACTTTCCGGGCGACGCCGCAAGGAGATCGTCGCGGTGCTGCTGTTCAGCGGCGGCCCCATCTTCGAGAGTTCCATACCGCTGTCGGTGTTCGGAATCGACCGGCAGGACGCCGGAGTTCCGCGCTACCGCCTTCTTGTGTGCGGTGGCGAAGAAGGGCCGTTGCGCACGACCGGCGGGCTGGAACTCACCACACCGCACGGCCTGGAGGCGATCTCACGGGCGGGCACCGTCGTCGTGCCGGCCTGGCGGTCGATCACCTCGCCGCCGCCGGAGGAGGCACTCGACGCGATCCGCCGTGCGCACGAAGAAGGGGCCCGCATCGTCGGCCTGTGCACCGGCGCCTTCGTGCTGGCCGCGGCGGGCCTGCTGGACGGCCGTCCCGCGACCACCCACTGGATGTACGCGCCGACGCTGGCCAAGCGCTATCCGTCGGTGCACGTCGATCCGAGGGAACTCTTCGTCGACGACGGGGACGTGCTGACGTCCGCCGGTACGGCGGCCGGAATCGACCTCTGTCTCCACATCGTGCGGACGGACCACGGCAACGAGGCGGCCGGCGCGCTCGCCCGGCGCCTGGTGGTCCCACCGCGCCGAAGCGGCGGTCAGGAGCGCTACCTCGATCGGTCTTTACCAGAGGAGATCGGCGCCGACCCGCTCGCGGAGGTCGTCGCCTGGGCGCTGGAGCACCTCCACGAACAGTTCGACGTGGAGACGCTGGCGGCACGCGCATACATGAGCAGGCGTACGTTCGACCGCCGCTTCCGCTCGCTCACCGGGAGCGCTCCCCTGCAATGGCTGATCACGCAGCGGGTGCTCCAGGCGCAGCGCCTGCTGGAGACGTCGGACTACTCGGTGGACGAGGTCGCGGGGCGCTGCGGCTTCCGCTCGCCGGTGGCTCTGCGCGGCCATTTCCGGCGCCAGTTGGGCTCGTCGCCCGCCGCCTACCGGGCCGCGTACCGCGCCCGCAGGCCCCAGGGCGACAAGCAGGTGGACAGCGACGGCGCTCCCGGCCAGCCCGGCGGTCCGGCGTCCCTGGGTCCGGCCGGGCTGCCGCCCGCGCTGCACCCGGACGGCCCGGTCCCGATGCAGACCCGTCGTACGGCGGCCAGCGCGCTGTCGGCGACGGCGTCCGCGTCGGCCTCCGCCGAGGGGAACGGCCGTGAGGCGTACGCCACAAGCCGGGCCGCGAGTCTGCCCGGCCAGCGGAGCGCTACGTAG
- a CDS encoding GPR1/FUN34/YaaH family transporter, translated as MDNDVSAGSTTSIVGRLALGITLLAFGLGYTNVIDGVSTADAVSLAHYVGGVALFVVGLLAFREGDTAAGTAFTAFGALWFTWAVSAGGSASDNAAGLFLVLFALVALSVTLAGGDQLTQGTYGLFFVSLVLLAIAQFAGNDGLGKVGGWFGVAAGAVAWYSATAALAHWPTVLPRRAAGRGVTATS; from the coding sequence GTGGACAATGACGTCTCTGCGGGAAGCACCACCTCGATCGTCGGCCGACTCGCCCTGGGAATCACCCTGTTGGCGTTCGGGCTCGGGTACACGAATGTCATCGACGGGGTCTCCACGGCTGACGCCGTGTCACTGGCCCACTACGTGGGCGGAGTTGCCCTCTTCGTCGTCGGACTGCTCGCGTTCCGCGAGGGCGACACGGCTGCCGGTACGGCGTTCACGGCGTTCGGCGCGCTCTGGTTCACCTGGGCCGTCTCCGCGGGGGGCTCCGCCTCGGACAACGCGGCGGGGTTGTTCCTGGTCCTGTTCGCCCTCGTCGCCCTCTCCGTGACCCTCGCGGGTGGGGATCAACTCACCCAGGGGACCTACGGGTTGTTCTTCGTCTCCCTCGTGCTGCTCGCGATCGCTCAGTTCGCCGGGAACGACGGGCTGGGGAAGGTCGGGGGGTGGTTCGGTGTCGCTGCGGGGGCTGTTGCCTGGTACTCGGCGACGGCTGCGCTTGCGCACTGGCCGACGGTTCTTCCTCGGCGGGCGGCTGGTCGGGGCGTGACGGCCACCAGCTGA
- a CDS encoding site-specific integrase has protein sequence MASIVERPKKGGESTFQVKWRQDGSWQTENFGGDGGEDQAAEFKKLVEAHGNKWPYGWVRGKGFVEPETHPDDVPLLAWAHRYVDRLTGVTARTKSDYHRDIDNHFATRRHTGPDGVERAYGGVVHTLRDGRVLEATVCNVTEDDLQDWVRVNEEGMRDPHKPDEWLIAKASPKSIRNWHGLLFCVFQAAVDGVQPLRTANPCAKTRLPRTDDQTEEEMTFLEHEEYALISRELRSFDPRAADLADFLVGTGLRWGEITALQVRDVNTRKKTISIQRAWRRQEDNTFQVGPPKTKKARRTLALSAGQMELLRHHMLGGQPEQWIFRGRDGAAWRHSNFYNRKWKRALDGAVKKGLTKRPRMHDLRHTHVAWLIGANIPLPAIQARLGHESITTTVDRYGHLVRALDGEIAAAVEAAMALPEPRLHLQRVV, from the coding sequence ATGGCAAGCATCGTGGAACGCCCCAAGAAGGGCGGCGAGAGCACCTTCCAGGTGAAGTGGCGGCAGGACGGCAGTTGGCAGACCGAGAACTTCGGCGGTGACGGCGGCGAGGACCAGGCGGCGGAGTTCAAGAAGCTCGTCGAAGCGCATGGCAACAAGTGGCCCTACGGCTGGGTCCGCGGCAAGGGGTTCGTCGAGCCCGAGACGCACCCCGACGACGTTCCCCTCCTGGCGTGGGCGCACCGCTACGTCGACCGCCTCACCGGTGTCACAGCGCGGACCAAGTCGGACTACCACCGGGACATCGACAACCACTTCGCCACTCGGCGTCACACGGGCCCGGACGGCGTCGAGCGCGCCTACGGCGGGGTCGTGCACACCCTCCGGGACGGGCGTGTCCTCGAGGCGACCGTCTGCAACGTCACCGAGGACGATCTGCAGGACTGGGTGCGCGTGAACGAGGAAGGCATGCGTGACCCGCACAAGCCGGACGAGTGGCTGATCGCGAAGGCCAGCCCCAAGTCCATCCGCAACTGGCACGGCCTCCTGTTCTGCGTCTTCCAGGCAGCTGTCGACGGGGTGCAACCGCTGCGTACGGCGAACCCCTGCGCCAAGACCCGGCTGCCGCGTACCGACGATCAGACCGAGGAGGAGATGACGTTCCTCGAGCACGAGGAGTACGCGTTGATCAGCCGCGAACTCCGGTCGTTCGACCCGCGCGCGGCGGACCTCGCCGACTTCCTCGTGGGTACGGGGCTGCGCTGGGGCGAGATCACCGCGCTGCAGGTTCGGGACGTGAACACACGGAAGAAGACGATCAGCATCCAGCGCGCGTGGCGCCGGCAGGAGGACAACACCTTCCAGGTCGGTCCGCCCAAGACGAAGAAGGCCCGACGGACCTTGGCCCTGTCCGCCGGGCAGATGGAATTGTTGCGGCACCACATGCTCGGCGGACAGCCCGAGCAGTGGATCTTCCGAGGCCGCGACGGTGCGGCCTGGCGGCACTCGAACTTCTACAACCGGAAGTGGAAGCGGGCCCTCGACGGAGCGGTCAAGAAGGGGCTGACGAAGCGGCCACGCATGCACGATCTGCGGCACACGCATGTGGCGTGGCTGATCGGTGCGAACATTCCACTGCCGGCGATCCAGGCGCGGCTGGGCCACGAGTCGATCACGACGACGGTGGACCGGTACGGGCACCTGGTGCGGGCCCTCGACGGCGAGATCGCCGCCGCCGTCGAGGCCGCCATGGCGCTGCCTGAGCCGCGCTTGCACCTTCAGAGGGTGGTCTAG
- a CDS encoding universal stress protein gives MAGHESFEPADRKRPVADPTAAEPLAAEQPRHSCDPAFKHGVVVGFDGSTSSERALAYAIGMAHRSGSGLVIVHVANRLPTTVWAGCEPPVFVDVPDHRTEVLGLELACAEYLAEVPWILVERGGDICHELEEVGREYEADAIVVGSTHGIVGRIFGSVAGRLAKRAQRPVVVIP, from the coding sequence ATGGCCGGTCACGAATCTTTCGAACCAGCGGACCGCAAGCGCCCCGTCGCCGATCCCACGGCGGCCGAGCCCCTGGCGGCGGAACAGCCACGTCATTCCTGCGATCCAGCCTTCAAGCACGGAGTGGTCGTCGGCTTCGACGGCTCCACGTCCAGTGAGCGTGCCCTCGCCTACGCGATCGGCATGGCCCATCGCTCGGGCTCGGGCCTGGTCATCGTGCATGTAGCCAACCGGCTGCCCACCACGGTGTGGGCGGGCTGCGAGCCACCGGTCTTCGTCGATGTGCCGGACCACCGCACCGAGGTGCTGGGTCTGGAGCTGGCGTGCGCCGAGTACTTGGCGGAAGTGCCCTGGATCCTTGTCGAGCGGGGTGGCGACATCTGCCATGAACTCGAAGAGGTGGGGCGGGAGTACGAGGCGGACGCGATCGTCGTCGGCTCGACCCACGGCATCGTCGGGCGCATCTTCGGGTCCGTCGCGGGGCGGCTCGCGAAGCGGGCGCAACGACCCGTCGTCGTCATCCCGTAG
- the orn gene encoding oligoribonuclease: MNDRMVWIDCEMTGLSLSDDALIEVAALVTDSELNVLGEGVDIVIRPPDQALETMPDVVRQMHTASGLLDELAGGTTLADAEELVLAYIREHVKEPGKAPLCGNSVGTDRGFLLRDMPTLEEYLHYRIVDVSSVKELARRWYPRAYFNSPEKKGNHRALADIRESIAELRYYREAIFVPQPGPDSETARTIAAKHVLPTS, from the coding sequence ATGAACGATCGCATGGTGTGGATCGACTGCGAGATGACCGGCCTCTCGCTGTCAGACGACGCTCTCATCGAGGTGGCCGCCCTCGTCACCGACTCCGAGCTGAACGTGCTCGGCGAAGGGGTGGACATCGTCATCCGCCCGCCGGACCAGGCGCTGGAGACGATGCCGGACGTAGTACGCCAGATGCACACCGCATCCGGCCTGCTCGACGAGTTGGCCGGCGGTACGACGCTGGCCGACGCGGAGGAGCTGGTCCTGGCGTACATCCGGGAGCACGTCAAGGAGCCGGGCAAGGCCCCGCTGTGCGGCAACTCGGTCGGCACCGACCGCGGTTTCCTGCTCCGTGACATGCCGACCCTGGAGGAGTACCTCCACTACCGCATCGTGGACGTGTCCTCGGTGAAGGAGCTGGCGCGGCGCTGGTACCCGCGGGCGTACTTCAACAGCCCCGAGAAGAAGGGCAATCACCGCGCCCTCGCCGACATCCGCGAGTCCATCGCCGAGCTGCGCTACTACCGCGAGGCGATCTTCGTCCCGCAGCCCGGGCCGGACTCGGAAACCGCCCGCACGATCGCCGCGAAGCACGTCCTGCCCACCTCGTAA